The DNA segment GAAACGGGACAAACTTCTGCACGAGGATTTCACCCCTCATTTTTCATCGGCCATGATTTACAAGGACCTTCATTATCTTCAGGATTTGGCCCGAGTCATGAATCGCCCGCTCTGGACGGCCGGCATTCCCAAGGAACTTTTCGGACTGGCGATTGCGCGGGGTGAAAGAGATTCTGATTTCTCCGCTGTCTACAGGATTTTGAAATAGTTTCCGGCAAAATAAAGGGCGGCACAAAAGGGCCGCCCTGGCTTTAATATTTAATTCCAGGTCACAAAATTTTATCCATCTGTGCCTTAAATTGATCATAACTGCTCATCCCGATCAGCCTGCCCCGCTCGACTCCGTTCCTGTCATAAAAAATAGTGGTCGGCACACCGCTGATCTGAAAGGAAATAAGAGCATCCTGATTGGCCAGAAGCATCGTCCAATCCATACCATTATCGGCGGCAAATTTGCGCACCGATTCCGGGGTATCCCTGGTGGCCAACCCGACGAAGATTACCCCCTTGGGGCCGTAATCGGCATAAATTTTCTTTAAGTCGGGTAGTTCAGCCCGGCATGGCGGGCACCACGTTCCCCAAAAATTCAATACCAGCGGGGACTTCCCCTTATACTCGCTCAAAGTATGAATATTACCGTCCAGATCGGGAGTCGCGAAAGTCGGGCTGGATGTCTCCGAAGCCGCCTGCGTACTGACTGTGCCGGTATTGTCGGGCACGGTCTTGTTTTCTGTCTTCGAACATGATAAAAGCAAAGCCACAAAGATGCCCAACAGGGCCACTAATAAAAACCGCTTCATCGATTTATCCTTTAATTTTGAGATTTGCTATTGCGTCCGCCTTTGGACATATAATCCTGGAACGACATTTTTTCGTACAAATCGTCCTTGACAAAATAAAGCAGATCAAGGAATTGATCCGAAGGACGGTACCCCGGAGCCGGACCGATCCGTTCACTCGTCGATTTCAAAAACCAGAAAGTCGGATAACCGGTCACGCGGTATTCCGATTTCGCCAGATTCGATTCGGTAATTTTATATCCTTCGATATCGAGTTCATTCGGCGAATCACCGTCGACTTTGATAGGAACGAAATGACTATTGATGAAATTTATTACTTCGGGATTGGCGAACGTCTCCCT comes from the Candidatus Zixiibacteriota bacterium genome and includes:
- a CDS encoding Thioredoxin-related protein-like protein; the encoded protein is MTDGMTRIARFLIIILLIGGITLAGDGKDKKPKTDPKPAIDTTTITWYQYDTGLKLAKQSGKHILVDFTAKWCTYCKKMDRETFANPEVINFINSHFVPIKVDGDSPNELDIEGYKITESNLAKSEYRVTGYPTFWFLKSTSERIGPAPGYRPSDQFLDLLYFVKDDLYEKMSFQDYMSKGGRNSKSQN
- a CDS encoding putative Thiol-disulfide oxidoreductase ResA (Evidence 3 : Putative function from multiple computational evidences); its protein translation is MKRFLLVALLGIFVALLLSCSKTENKTVPDNTGTVSTQAASETSSPTFATPDLDGNIHTLSEYKGKSPLVLNFWGTWCPPCRAELPDLKKIYADYGPKGVIFVGLATRDTPESVRKFAADNGMDWTMLLANQDALISFQISGVPTTIFYDRNGVERGRLIGMSSYDQFKAQMDKIL